In Acidobacteriota bacterium, the following are encoded in one genomic region:
- a CDS encoding GNAT family N-acetyltransferase — MLRNLPKLNLNFSDMVSGDNAIFIVPEIETERLRLRRFASNDYDALYRIFSNPEVIKFFGEGDPPSKEETEALLNRYIDAYWQEHHLGKWAVIDKPSKTLIGFCGFTMIRKIPEIAYMFAQEYWGRGLATEAAAACLGYGFEVVGIESAIAYTRPENQASKRVLEKIGMIYENIEAHYGYVFDKYGINRQDYRKFNHQLTSSS; from the coding sequence ATGTTAAGAAACCTCCCCAAACTTAATCTAAATTTTTCGGATATGGTATCCGGCGATAATGCGATTTTTATCGTCCCGGAAATTGAAACCGAACGATTACGGTTACGAAGATTTGCCTCGAATGATTATGATGCCCTTTATCGAATCTTCTCAAACCCGGAAGTCATCAAATTTTTTGGCGAAGGAGACCCGCCTTCAAAAGAAGAAACAGAAGCCCTCCTCAACCGCTATATTGATGCCTACTGGCAAGAACATCATCTCGGTAAATGGGCAGTGATTGATAAACCGTCAAAAACTCTTATCGGTTTTTGCGGGTTCACCATGATTCGTAAAATACCGGAAATCGCCTATATGTTTGCTCAGGAATACTGGGGTCGGGGATTAGCCACCGAAGCCGCTGCCGCCTGTCTCGGATATGGATTCGAGGTTGTCGGTATCGAAAGCGCCATCGCCTATACCAGACCTGAAAATCAGGCGTCGAAACGTGTCCTTGAAAAAATCGGGATGATTTATGAGAATATCGAAGCCCACTATGGCTATGTCTTCGACAAGTATGGCATCAACCGGCAGGATTATCGAAAATTCAACCATCAATTAACCTCAAGCAGCTAA